In the Mesorhizobium sp. WSM2240 genome, TCGGAAGTGACATAGCCCTGCTGGATCGACTTCGGATTGGCGATGAACGGCGCCGGGTTGAAGGTGTAGGGCACGCGCTTCGAGACATCGAAGCCGTACTCCGTGGCCATCCACAGCAGGAAGCTCTGGGCTCCCTCGTCGGCGATAATGTACTGCTCGGCCTTGGGCAGGTCCTCCCATTTGTCGAGCCCCTGGCCGGGATGCGACATGACAACCTGCGGTTCCTTCTGGAAGGAAGCGGCGACGACGCGCAGCGGAATATTCTGCGCAACCGCGTCAAACGCCTGCTGCATGTTGCCGCCCATGTAGAAGTCGATCTTGCCGGCGAGCAGCAGCGGACGGCCTGCAACCTGCGGGCCGCCTTGCTGGATAGTGACATCGAGGCCGCAGGCGGCATAGGTCCCATCGGCGACGGCCTGATAGTAGCCGCCGTGCTCTGCCTGGGCCAGCCAGTTGGTGCCGAAGGTGACGGCCTCGGCGGCGAAGGCTGCCGGCGCGCCGGCTAAAAGAAGCGCGGCCGCAGCTGCGGAAAACACGAAATTTCTCGTCATGAACACCACCCCTGTTTGCCCAGTGCGTTTAGCGCCTGGCTATGACATCAACGGATCGATAAGCAAGCTGCGTGCCATTGGTTTTGCGCCACAGCCGTCGCATCAGGCGGCTGCATTGGGCGGGACCGGGCGTCGAGCTTGCTGATCTCGGCTGCATCGTGCCTATTTTTTAAACCGCTGTCCATCTTGCGCACGAAGCCTGCACAGGCAACTTGAAGCTATGTCCGGTCGAACTCTAAGCTATGATTTTCAGGAGTGTTTGATGTTCAACTTTCTGACGCCCAAGACGATCAGGCCGCCCTTCGCGCGCTACAGCCACGGCGTCGAGATACCGGCGGGAAAACGGCTGGTCCTGTGCTCAGGGCAGCTAGGCATCAGGCCGGATGATCTGGTGCCCGACGATGCGGGCGAGCAGGCGAATCTGTGTTTCGCAAACATCGCCGCCATCCTCGGCGAAGCGGGCCTGACGCTCTTCGACATCGTCCGCATCAACGCCTACGTCACCGACCGCGCCTATCTCCGGGCCTATATGGATGTGCGCGACAAGCTGTTTGCCGATCCGGCCCCGGCCTCGACGCTGATGATCGTCTCCGGCTTCGCGCGGCCTGAGTTCAAGGTTGAGATCGAGGTTGTCGCCGCTGGCTAGAAATAGCCGCCGACGAGCAGCAGGATCGCGCCGGCCACAAAGAGGAGAATACCCGGCCAGTTCGTCCCGAAACCCATGAAGCGCATGCCGCGATGCGCGGGCTCGAGTGTGTTGCGCGAACCCAGCCCCGCCGGCCCCGGTTCGCTCATGCGCCCGCGGTAAATAGCCTGCCCCGCGAGAAGGACGACACCCGCGACGACGAGCAGCACGCCGAGCCAGATGACCAGCATTCTTGTCTCCTGATGCAAGGACCCTGCCTGGATAAATAGGGCGGCGCGTCAATTCGGAAATGCCGGCGCAAAAAAATGTACCCTTACAAAAAGTGCCCCGCTGAAATATTCAGGCTAGGCAATTCCGGTTCGAAGAGGTCCGACGTGGCGAAACAGAACAGAAGGATCTGGTGGGGCGATTTCCCGACGACCGAATACGCCTCCATCGATCCGGAAGTAACGATCGCGGTGCTGCCCGTGGCCGCGATCGAGCAGCACGGCCCGCATCTGCCGGTTTCGACCGACACGGCGATCATGCAGGGCATGCTTGAAGCGGTCATCGAAAGGCTGCCGGCCGACCTCGACGCGAGGATTTTGCCGATCCAGGCGGCCGGCAAATCAAACGAGCACCTGCACGCGCCCGGTACGCTGACCCTGCCAGCGGCGACGTTGATCGAGGCCTGGACCGAACTCGGCGCATCCGTCGCCCGCGCCGGGGTTAAAAAGCTGGTCGTGGTCAATTCGCATGGCGGCAATGAGGAGATCATGGGCATCGTCACGCGCGAATTGCGCGTGCGCTTCAGCATGCTCGCGGTGAAAACGAGTTGGCAGCGCTTCGGCCGGCCCGACGGCATGTATACCGAACTGGAGGACCGCCACGGCATCCATGGCGGCGATGTCGAGACTTCGCTGATGCTGCATTTCCGGCCGGATCTGGTTGATATGGCCAAAGCGGAGAATTTTGTCTCCGGCATCGCCCGCGCCGAGCAGGAATTCGAACTGCTGCGCCAAACCGGCACGCACGCCTTCGCATGGATCGCCAGCGACCTGAACTCGCACGGCGTGGTCGGCAATGCCGCCATCGCCACGGCGGAAAAGGGCCGCTTGACCGCGGCGCATCAGGCCGACGGATTTGTCCGACTCCTGCAGGATGTGCGCAAGGCAAAGCTCGCCGACTGGCTGGCGTGAAGCGCGGCTGCGGCTCTAGCCGTCGATCCTGAGCACGAACGGCGTGCCTTCGAAGGCGTCCGCGCCGCGCCCGATCGCCGCGATCGCCGCGACCATGCGGCCCTCGCGACCGAGCATCTGGTCGGCCAACGCTACCAAACGTGGGTTCGGCGTGGCCGACGGCGACAAGGCACGCAAGGTCTTGGCGAGTTCAGCTTCGTCGCGCTTGGGCGAAAGAGCCGCGGCAATGATGTAAGCTGACGCCGTCGAGCGGCTTATGCCGGCATAGCAATTGACCACCAGCGGGCGCGTACGGTCCCATTTGCCGGCGAAATCGAGCAGGCTCTGAACATGGGCTTCGCCGGGCGGTGTCATGCCATCCCTCGCTTCGGCGATGTCGTGCATCGACAGGATGAGATGGTCCTGCTCCAGAATGGCGGCCGGACGTTTCATTTCGGTTCCGGCGGCAAGCAGCGAAAGGAGCCGCGCCGCACCCGAGGTGGCGACGGTTTCCTCCACTTTCGATAGCGGACAGACATGGATCATGATGCGATGACCTTTTTCGTGTGACTGTCGCGTGCGGCCCAGCCTTGCAACGCCCGCTCCAGCCGCAGCCATTCCGCTTCGCTGCCTGGGAGCCCGAAGCGTAAGGCGGTGCTGCTCCAGCTGAAATTCCGGACTAGTATGCCATAGCCGCCGAGCCAGGCGAACAGGTCGGCTGCGTCCGCGATTTCGGCATAGCGAAACAGCGTCGTGCCGCCGGCCACCGATATATGGAAGCGCTGCAGCAGCACATCCAGCCGCGCCGCCTCGTTTCGCAGCCGTTCGCGCATTTTATTCTGCCAGACTTGATCGCTGAGCGCTCTGACGCCGTATTCCAGCGCCAGACCCGCTACCGCCCAGGGCCCGAGTTCCGCTTCCAGGCGCTGCGCGACAGGTTCCGCCGCGATAGCGAAACCGAGCCGCAGCCCGGCGAGCCCGAAGAACTTGCCGAAGGATCTGAGCACGACAAGACCGTCCTGCCCGACGTCACCGGCCAAACTGTGCTCGCGCGGCCCGACATCCATGAAGGCTTCGTCGACGACCAGCAGCCCGCCTTTGGCATGCAGCGTGCTTGCCAAGCCGCGCAGCTTTTCGCGCTCCACCACTCGCCCGTCGGGGTTGTTCGGGTTGACGACGATGGCGAGGTCCGCGCCCGCGAGCGCGCCGAAATCCTTCACCTCCTCCACCGAATGGCCGGCGAGCGCGGCGGCGCGGGCATGTTCGGCATAGGTCGGCCCGAGCACGAACGCCCTGCCCGTCGCGACCAATCCCGCCACGCGCGGCAGCAAAATCTGCGTGCCCGGCGCGGCGGCGATATTGATGGCCGATGGCGCGCCGTAGGCCGCCGCTGCGATCGCGTTGAGTTCGCGGACATGCGCCGGTTCGGGCAACCGCGACAAGGCGGTGGCGGGCAGCTCCAAAAGCGGATAGGAGTGCGGATTGATCCCGGTCGAAAGATCCACCCAAGGCTCCGGCGCCTGCGGAAAAAGCGCCCGCGCCCGGCCAAGGCTTCCGCCGTGATCGGTAACCGCCGCCCCTTTTTCCCTTTCCAGAAGCGCCATGTTCGTTCTTACCGCTTTCCTGTCGCTTCTCGTCGAACTCGCTATCGGTTACCCCGACCGTCTCGTGCGCGCAATCGGCCATCCGGTGATCTGGATCGGCAATCTCATCTCTTTCCTGGAACGCAAACTGAACCGCTCTGCTGCCTCCGACAGTTTCCGCCGCTTTTCGGGTGGCGTCGCGCTGGTGGTGCTGGTCTGCGTTCCGGCGGGCATCGCCTATTCCGTTGAAGCGGCTTTTGGAGCCGGGCTGCTCGGCGTCGCCGCGACCGCCATCCTGGCCAGCAGCCTCATTGCGCAAAGGAGCCTTGCCAGCCACGTCAAGGCAGTGGCGGATGCACTGGATCAGGGCGGGCTTTTAGCCGGGCGAACCGCAGTGTCGCGCATCGTCGGCCGCGACCCCGAGCGCCTCACTGAGGCAGGCGTCAGCCGCGCTGCGATCGAGAGTCTGGCCGAGAACTTTTCCGACGGCATCGTCGCGCCGGCGTTCTGGCTCGCTGTGGGCGGGCTGGCGGGCGGCGTCGGCTACAAGGCGGCCAATACCGCCGATTCGATGATCGGCCACCGCACGCCTCGCCACGAGGCGTTCGGCTGGGCGGCGGCGCGCTTCGACGATCTCGTCAATCTGCCGGCCTCGCGCCTCACGGCGCTGCTGGTCGTCGCCGCGGCAGTTTTCGTGTCCGGAGCCAGTGCTGCATCCGCATGGCGGGCTGTGTGGCGCGATGCGAAAAAGCACCGCTCGCCCAATGCCGGCTGGCCGGAAGCGGCGATGGCCGGCGCGCTCGGCCTCGCACTCGCCGGCCCACGCGTCTATGGCGGCGTCACCGTCGACGACGCGGCAATGGGTGAAGGCGGACGCCGCGACGCCAGTGCCTCCGACATTCGCATGGCGTTGAGGCTGTACTGGGCCGCCGACCTCATCCTGGTCGCGCTATTCGGCCTGATCGGCCTCGCGATTTTCATGGCTCGATAGAGCTGGCGGCGTTGCTAACCGACAACTCAGCTTTGCGCTTGAGCGGAACCGAATCTCGTGATCATGGTTCCGGCTGGACCACCTCAAACCCGGAAGCATCATGAACCAGTTGACGCGGCTCGACAAATTGCTGTTCAGGCTCGAAGCGCAATATGCCTGCCTCGGCTGGGCATTTGGCGAAATCACCGGCCTTCCAGGAATCGTGTTCGAGATGGGGCTCGGCCACGGCCGTACCTACGATCATCTGCGCACCCACCTGCCGGACCGTGACATCTACGTGCTCGACCGCGAAATCGACTGCTTCGACGACTGTATTCCGCCCGACGACCGGCTGATTCTCGGCGACATAGGCGACACGCTGGCGGCCTCGGCGCACCGCTTCCCCGGACAGGTCATACTCGCTCATGCCGACATGGGCACCTATGACGAGGAGCGCAATATAGCCATGCGTGCGGTGCTCAGCCGGCGGCTGCCGGCAGTGCTCGCCCCGCGCGCCATCGTGCTCTCGGATATGCCGCTGGAATTGGAAGGAACGCAGCCGCTGCCGCTTCCATTAGGCGCGCGCGACGGCCGTTATTTTCTATATCGCAACGGGTGACGGGCACGATTCAAGGCCCCGTCCGGTAACGGTGCGCTCGGGGAGAGCGCTGAGTTCCGTGTGATCTCCCGAACGCAGCAGCCGTAAGAAAAATTCCAGGCACAGTTGTAGAATTCGACGCGTCCCAAACGTCTACAGAGCATAGACGGCGCAAAGTGCGGGAAGCCGGCGCCGAACGATCATCTCTGGGCCGTGAGGAGCAAGCTGATATGGGTCTTTCCTACCGTTGGGTGATTGTCGCGGCAGGCGGCCTTCTGGGCTGCGTCGCTATAGGCGCGATGTTTTCACTGCCCGTTTTTCTCCTCCCGATCTCGCGCGACACCGGTTGGTCCGTTACCGGCGTGTCCAGCGCAATGACCATCGGGTTTGTAGCGATGGCGTTAGGGAGCATGGCCTGGGGCAGCCTGTCGGATCGCTGGGGACCTCGCGCCGTCGTGTTGATCGGATCGGCCGCCCTGGCGGCGGCACTGGCTCTGGCGAGCCAGGCGACATCGCTTATCGGGTTTCAACTCGTCTTCGGGCTGCTGGTCGGCGGTTCGGCCGCCGCGATCTTCGCACCGATGATGGCCTGCGTGACCGGCTGGTTCGACACGCGCCGCAGCCTGGCCGTGTCTCTCGTATCCGCCGGCATGGGAATGGCGCCGATGACCATGTCTCCCCTGGCGGCGTGGCTGGTCACCGTCTACGATTGGAGAACGTCGCTCCTGATCATCGCCGGCATCACGGCGGTTGTGATGATCCCCACCGCGTTTCTGGTGCGCCGCCCTCCGGCTCTGGAAGCCCGCAATGCCGTCGCTTCCGCGGATCGTGAACCGCAATCGGAAATGTCCGTGGGGCAGGCGATCAAATCACCGCAATTTATCATACTGCTGCTGACCAACTTCTTCTGCTGCGCCACGCATTCCGGCCCGATCTTCCATACGGTGAGCTACGCCATCACCTGCGGCATCCCGATGGTTGCAGCGGTCTCGATCTACAGCGTGGAAGGACTGGCGGGCCTGGGCGGCCGTGTCGCCTTCGGCCTGTTCGGCGACCGGTTCGGCGCAAAGCGCACGCTGGTCTGGGGACTGTTCCTGCAGTCGTTCGCCGTGCTGGGATATGTCTTCGTCAGCCAGCTTGGCCCATTCTACGCTGTGGCGGCGCTGGTCGGCTTCATCTATGCCGGCGTCATGCCGCTTTACGCCGTGATCGCCCGCGAGAATTTCCCATTGCGGATGATGGGAACCGTCATCGGCGGCACGGCCATGGCCGGCAGCCTGGGCATGGCGACCGGCCCACTGACCGGTGGCCTGATCTACGACGCGTTCGACAGTTACGCGTGGCTCTATATCGGCGCCTGGGGCATCGGTATCGGCGCTTTCCTGATTGCTCTGACCTTCAAGCCCTTCCCTAAAACTCAGCTGGCGCTCGCCGGCTGAGCACCGACCTGCGCCCGAAGACGCGCACCGCAACGACGAGTAGCCATACAGCTCACGCGGCCTGAACTTTTTTCGGGACCCGCGCCCATTCCGGAATCCAGTCGCGGTGGGCGGCGAGCAAGTCATCGACGAGCGACCAGATCTGGTCGAGATCGAGCTCGGCGGCGGTATGCGGATCCATCATCGCCGCGTGATAGAGATGCTCGCGGTTCTCCGTCATCAGGGCCTGGACGGTCAGTTCCTGCACATTCACGTTGGTGCGGATGAGCGCCGTCAGTTGCGGCGGCAAGGCGCCGATGAAGGTCGGCTGGATTCCGGACGCATCTACCAGGCACGGCACTTCGGCAGCGCAATTCTCCGGCAGCGAGGTGATGCATCCATTGTTGCGGACGTTGCCGTAAATGACCGAAGGCTCGCCGGTCCAGACCGAGTTCATGATCGAGGAAGCATATTCATCGCTCTCCTCGACCTCGATGGTCTCGGCGCTCCGGTAGGCCGCCGCCTGCCCTTTCCAACGCTCGATCTGCTCGATGCAGCGCTTGGGATATTCGTCGAGCGGAATGCCGAATTTCTCGATGAGGTCGGGCCTGCCGTCTTTGATGAAATAGGGCGTGTATTCGGCGAAATGCTCCGAGCTCTCGGTGACGAAGTAGCCGAGCCGGGTCAGCATCTCGTAGCGAACTTTGTTCGGGCAGCGCGGATTCCAGTGGCTGGGCTTCGGGAAGCGCCCTTCGCGGTAGCCGCGTACGAGATCCGGATAGAGATCGCGATAGCTGCCATCGGCCTGCCGGTGCTCGAATTTCAGGTAGAAAGCCATGTGGTTGATGCCGGCGGCGCGGTAGCGGATTTCCTCGAGGGGAATTTCGAGATCGCGGGCGAGCTCGAAGGCCGTTCCCTGCACCGAATGGCAGAGACCAACCTGCCTGATGAGCGGATATTTTTCTGCGATCGCCCAGGTGTTGATCGCCATCGGGTTGACGTATTGCAGGAGGATGGCTTCGGGGCAGATAGCCATCATGTCTTCGCAGATTTTCCAGAGATGCGGAACCGTGCGCAAGCCCCGCATGATGCCGCCGACGCCGAGCGTGTCGGCGATCGTCTGGCGTAGGCCGTATTTCTTCGGCACTTCGAAATCGGTTACCGTGCAAGGTTCGTAGCCGCCGATCTGGAAAGCGACGACGACAAAATCCGCGCCCTCGAGGGCCTTGCGCTGGCTGGAATGCGTCTCGATCGTCGCCGCCACGCCAAGCGTCTTCACCAGCTTTCCAGCAACGATCTCGCTTTCCTCGAGACGCTGCGGGTTCAGGTCCATCAGCGCGATCGTCGCGGCCGAAAGAGACGGCCTCTGCAGCACGTCGCCGATGATGTTCTTCATGAAGACGGTGGAACCGGCCCCGATGAACGTGATTTTGGGTTGTCTCGTCATGTGTTGCGCCTCTTGTCTGCGATTAAGCGGCCACGTCGAACGCGGCCTTGACGAGCCGTTCGGTGTAGGCAGTCCTGGGATGGGAAAGAACTTCGTCGACCGGCCCTTCCTCGACTATTTTGCCGTGCTGCATCACCACCACCCGGTGGCAGAGGGCGCGAACGACCTTCAGATCATGGGAGATGAAGAGGTAGCTCAGCCCGCGCTCGTCCTGCAGCTTGCGCAGGAGGTCGATGATCTGGGCCTGCACGGACAGGTCGAGCGCCGAGGTCGGCTCGTCGAGCAGGATGAATTCCGGCTCAAGCGCGATTGCCCGGGCAATCGCGATGCGCTGGCGCTGACCGCCGGAAAACTCGTGCGGGAAGCGCGACAGGATATTGTGCGGCAGTCCGGCGCTCACAAGCGCCTGCTCCACGCGCTGCAACCGATCGCCTTTGTTTTCGCCGAGCCTGTTGACGATCAGCCCCTCCTCGATGATCTGGCCGACCGACATGCGCGGATTGAGCGAGGAAAACGGGTCCTGGAACACGATCTGCATGCGCGATCTGAGCGGCCGCATCTGGTCTCGCGTCCTGGCGTGGATCGGTTCGCCATCGAAGAAGATTTCGCCGCCGTCTGCCGTCAGGAGCTTCACCAGCGCCTGCCCGAACGTTGTCTTGCCGGACCCGGATTCGCCGACCAGCCCCAGCGTTTCGTGCCGGTGAAGCTTCAGGCTGAGGCTGTCGACGGCGACCAGTTCCTTGAGCCGCGACTTGAAGAACCCGCCATGCTTCAGCATGAACGACACCCGCACATTGCTGCCTTCGAGAATGACGGCGGAGTCGACCGGCGGCGGGTTGGCCATACCCCTGGGTTCGGACGCCAGAAGATGGCGCGTATAGGGATGCTGCGGGTTTTCGAAAAGCGCGGCGGTGGTGTTGTGCTCCACCACTTCGCCCTGGCTCATGACATAGATGTAGTCAGAAAACTGGCGAACGACGGTCAAATCGTGGGTGATCAGGATCACGGCCATGCCGAGCTTCTGCTGCAGGTCGCGGATCAGGTTGAGGATCTGCGCCTGCACAGTGACGTCGAGCGCCGTCGTCGGTTCGTCGGCGATCAGCACGTCCGGATTGTTGGCAAGCGCCATGGCGATCATGACGCGTTGGCGCTGGCCGCCGGAAAGCTGGTGCGGATATTGGTTGAAGCGGCTTTCGGGGTCCGGAATCTGAACCTGCCGCAACAGTTCCAGCGTCCGCTCGGCGGCTTGCCTGCGGCTCATCTTCTGATGCACCCGGATTGC is a window encoding:
- a CDS encoding ABC transporter substrate-binding protein gives rise to the protein MTRNFVFSAAAAALLLAGAPAAFAAEAVTFGTNWLAQAEHGGYYQAVADGTYAACGLDVTIQQGGPQVAGRPLLLAGKIDFYMGGNMQQAFDAVAQNIPLRVVAASFQKEPQVVMSHPGQGLDKWEDLPKAEQYIIADEGAQSFLLWMATEYGFDVSKRVPYTFNPAPFIANPKSIQQGYVTSEPYAIEKEGGFVPNQFLLADYGYDTYATTIETMQETIDKRPEVVQCFVDGSAKGWYNYLYGDNKAANELIKKDNPDITDEQIAFSIAQMKKFGIVDSGDSEKHGIGAMTDARMQSFYDKMVKAKVMPEGIDIKKAYTLDFVNKGVGLDLKK
- a CDS encoding RidA family protein codes for the protein MFNFLTPKTIRPPFARYSHGVEIPAGKRLVLCSGQLGIRPDDLVPDDAGEQANLCFANIAAILGEAGLTLFDIVRINAYVTDRAYLRAYMDVRDKLFADPAPASTLMIVSGFARPEFKVEIEVVAAG
- a CDS encoding creatininase family protein, producing the protein MAKQNRRIWWGDFPTTEYASIDPEVTIAVLPVAAIEQHGPHLPVSTDTAIMQGMLEAVIERLPADLDARILPIQAAGKSNEHLHAPGTLTLPAATLIEAWTELGASVARAGVKKLVVVNSHGGNEEIMGIVTRELRVRFSMLAVKTSWQRFGRPDGMYTELEDRHGIHGGDVETSLMLHFRPDLVDMAKAENFVSGIARAEQEFELLRQTGTHAFAWIASDLNSHGVVGNAAIATAEKGRLTAAHQADGFVRLLQDVRKAKLADWLA
- a CDS encoding tyrosine phosphatase family protein, with protein sequence MIHVCPLSKVEETVATSGAARLLSLLAAGTEMKRPAAILEQDHLILSMHDIAEARDGMTPPGEAHVQSLLDFAGKWDRTRPLVVNCYAGISRSTASAYIIAAALSPKRDEAELAKTLRALSPSATPNPRLVALADQMLGREGRMVAAIAAIGRGADAFEGTPFVLRIDG
- the cobD gene encoding threonine-phosphate decarboxylase CobD, producing MALLEREKGAAVTDHGGSLGRARALFPQAPEPWVDLSTGINPHSYPLLELPATALSRLPEPAHVRELNAIAAAAYGAPSAINIAAAPGTQILLPRVAGLVATGRAFVLGPTYAEHARAAALAGHSVEEVKDFGALAGADLAIVVNPNNPDGRVVEREKLRGLASTLHAKGGLLVVDEAFMDVGPREHSLAGDVGQDGLVVLRSFGKFFGLAGLRLGFAIAAEPVAQRLEAELGPWAVAGLALEYGVRALSDQVWQNKMRERLRNEAARLDVLLQRFHISVAGGTTLFRYAEIADAADLFAWLGGYGILVRNFSWSSTALRFGLPGSEAEWLRLERALQGWAARDSHTKKVIAS
- the cbiB gene encoding adenosylcobinamide-phosphate synthase CbiB; the encoded protein is MFVLTAFLSLLVELAIGYPDRLVRAIGHPVIWIGNLISFLERKLNRSAASDSFRRFSGGVALVVLVCVPAGIAYSVEAAFGAGLLGVAATAILASSLIAQRSLASHVKAVADALDQGGLLAGRTAVSRIVGRDPERLTEAGVSRAAIESLAENFSDGIVAPAFWLAVGGLAGGVGYKAANTADSMIGHRTPRHEAFGWAAARFDDLVNLPASRLTALLVVAAAVFVSGASAASAWRAVWRDAKKHRSPNAGWPEAAMAGALGLALAGPRVYGGVTVDDAAMGEGGRRDASASDIRMALRLYWAADLILVALFGLIGLAIFMAR
- a CDS encoding class I SAM-dependent methyltransferase, with protein sequence MNQLTRLDKLLFRLEAQYACLGWAFGEITGLPGIVFEMGLGHGRTYDHLRTHLPDRDIYVLDREIDCFDDCIPPDDRLILGDIGDTLAASAHRFPGQVILAHADMGTYDEERNIAMRAVLSRRLPAVLAPRAIVLSDMPLELEGTQPLPLPLGARDGRYFLYRNG
- a CDS encoding MFS transporter, coding for MGLSYRWVIVAAGGLLGCVAIGAMFSLPVFLLPISRDTGWSVTGVSSAMTIGFVAMALGSMAWGSLSDRWGPRAVVLIGSAALAAALALASQATSLIGFQLVFGLLVGGSAAAIFAPMMACVTGWFDTRRSLAVSLVSAGMGMAPMTMSPLAAWLVTVYDWRTSLLIIAGITAVVMIPTAFLVRRPPALEARNAVASADREPQSEMSVGQAIKSPQFIILLLTNFFCCATHSGPIFHTVSYAITCGIPMVAAVSIYSVEGLAGLGGRVAFGLFGDRFGAKRTLVWGLFLQSFAVLGYVFVSQLGPFYAVAALVGFIYAGVMPLYAVIARENFPLRMMGTVIGGTAMAGSLGMATGPLTGGLIYDAFDSYAWLYIGAWGIGIGAFLIALTFKPFPKTQLALAG
- a CDS encoding alpha-glucosidase/alpha-galactosidase: MTRQPKITFIGAGSTVFMKNIIGDVLQRPSLSAATIALMDLNPQRLEESEIVAGKLVKTLGVAATIETHSSQRKALEGADFVVVAFQIGGYEPCTVTDFEVPKKYGLRQTIADTLGVGGIMRGLRTVPHLWKICEDMMAICPEAILLQYVNPMAINTWAIAEKYPLIRQVGLCHSVQGTAFELARDLEIPLEEIRYRAAGINHMAFYLKFEHRQADGSYRDLYPDLVRGYREGRFPKPSHWNPRCPNKVRYEMLTRLGYFVTESSEHFAEYTPYFIKDGRPDLIEKFGIPLDEYPKRCIEQIERWKGQAAAYRSAETIEVEESDEYASSIMNSVWTGEPSVIYGNVRNNGCITSLPENCAAEVPCLVDASGIQPTFIGALPPQLTALIRTNVNVQELTVQALMTENREHLYHAAMMDPHTAAELDLDQIWSLVDDLLAAHRDWIPEWARVPKKVQAA
- a CDS encoding ABC transporter ATP-binding protein, whose translation is MALTEKTSMAPDERHDHAARTGSPIIDARNVAVTFKVEGGTVDAVKDVSFQLYRGETIAVVGESGSGKSVTARTVMGLLTKRAMVAGHSRIEYDGKNVLKFSDRQRRALRGDRISMIFQEPMSSLNPVYTVGSQIIEAIRVHQKMSRRQAAERTLELLRQVQIPDPESRFNQYPHQLSGGQRQRVMIAMALANNPDVLIADEPTTALDVTVQAQILNLIRDLQQKLGMAVILITHDLTVVRQFSDYIYVMSQGEVVEHNTTAALFENPQHPYTRHLLASEPRGMANPPPVDSAVILEGSNVRVSFMLKHGGFFKSRLKELVAVDSLSLKLHRHETLGLVGESGSGKTTFGQALVKLLTADGGEIFFDGEPIHARTRDQMRPLRSRMQIVFQDPFSSLNPRMSVGQIIEEGLIVNRLGENKGDRLQRVEQALVSAGLPHNILSRFPHEFSGGQRQRIAIARAIALEPEFILLDEPTSALDLSVQAQIIDLLRKLQDERGLSYLFISHDLKVVRALCHRVVVMQHGKIVEEGPVDEVLSHPRTAYTERLVKAAFDVAA